The following are from one region of the Shinella sp. PSBB067 genome:
- a CDS encoding cupin domain-containing protein, translating into MDVSLGAVTVEEGFKAQKWDILGQIYTPLHVTQTSFAIHAVFPAGTFVPRHIHDTQDEFFHMLEGTMVFELDGKEITAGPGTHLTMPMGVPHAIYNRSDRDVVALVVVSPTRRFYEYMQRIDGMTDRDEMARLAALHEVPFV; encoded by the coding sequence ATGGACGTCAGTTTGGGTGCGGTAACGGTCGAAGAGGGCTTCAAGGCTCAGAAGTGGGATATCCTGGGGCAGATCTACACCCCGCTGCACGTCACGCAGACCTCCTTCGCCATCCATGCGGTCTTTCCTGCCGGAACCTTCGTTCCGCGCCATATCCATGACACGCAGGACGAGTTCTTCCACATGCTGGAAGGAACGATGGTTTTCGAACTCGACGGCAAGGAGATCACGGCCGGCCCGGGCACTCATCTGACGATGCCCATGGGCGTTCCTCACGCCATCTACAATCGTTCCGACAGAGATGTGGTCGCGCTGGTCGTCGTCTCCCCGACCCGTCGCTTCTACGAATACATGCAGAGGATCGACGGGATGACCGACCGGGACGAGATGGCCCGCCTTGCTGCGCTGCATGAGGTTCCCTTCGTCTGA